One Pseudomonas fluorescens genomic region harbors:
- a CDS encoding ABC transporter permease subunit, whose product MPSGRKLVIGIPFIWLFLFFMLPFFLVMKISFSEAALSIPPYSEIYTYAEQKFQLLLNIGNYTLLGEDDLYLSAYLGSLKVAALSTLMCLVIGFPMAYAITKTGKETQNVLLLLIMMPTWTAILIRVYAWMGILSNNGLLNAFLMWTGLTDHPIEILNTNTAVYIGVVYAYLPFMVLPLYANLVKHDGSLLEAASDLGSSNFNNFWKITVPLAKNGIIAGCMLVFIPVVGEFVIPELLGGPETLMIGRVLWQEFFNNRDWPVASALAVVMLLILIVPILLFNRSQAKEMEARG is encoded by the coding sequence GTGCCCAGCGGACGAAAACTGGTGATCGGCATCCCGTTCATCTGGCTGTTCCTGTTCTTCATGTTGCCGTTCTTTCTGGTGATGAAGATCAGCTTCTCGGAAGCCGCGCTGTCGATCCCGCCGTACTCGGAGATCTACACCTACGCCGAACAGAAATTCCAGCTGCTGCTGAACATCGGCAACTACACCCTGCTCGGCGAAGACGACCTGTACCTGTCGGCGTACCTCGGTTCGCTGAAAGTTGCGGCACTGAGCACGCTGATGTGCCTGGTAATCGGATTTCCGATGGCTTATGCGATTACCAAAACCGGCAAGGAAACGCAAAATGTCCTGCTGCTGCTGATCATGATGCCGACCTGGACGGCGATCCTGATCCGCGTGTATGCGTGGATGGGCATCCTCAGCAACAACGGTTTGCTCAACGCGTTTCTGATGTGGACGGGGCTGACCGATCACCCGATCGAGATCCTCAACACCAACACGGCGGTGTATATCGGCGTCGTGTACGCGTACTTGCCGTTCATGGTGTTGCCACTGTACGCCAACCTCGTCAAACACGACGGCAGTCTGCTGGAGGCCGCGTCGGATCTCGGCTCGAGCAACTTCAACAACTTCTGGAAAATCACTGTGCCGCTGGCCAAGAACGGCATCATCGCCGGCTGCATGCTGGTGTTCATTCCGGTGGTAGGCGAGTTCGTGATCCCGGAACTGCTCGGTGGCCCGGAAACGCTGATGATCGGTCGCGTGCTGTGGCAAGAGTTCTTCAATAACCGCGACTGGCCGGTGGCGTCTGCGCTGGCGGTGGTGATGCTGTTGATCCTGATTGTGCCGATTCTGCTGTTCAACCGCAGCCAGGCCAAAGAGATGGAGGCACGGGGATGA
- a CDS encoding ABC transporter permease subunit: MKRFNFSKFMLIFGLMFIYLPMLILVIYSFNASKLVTVWGGWSIKWYVGLLDNTQLMGSVVRSLEIACYTAIAAVALGTLAAFVLTRVTRFKGRTLFGGLVTAPLVMPEVITGLSLLLLFVAMAQLIGWPQERGIVTIWIAHTTFCAAYVAVVVSARLRELDLSIEEAAMDLGAKPFKVFFLITIPMIAPSLAAGGMMSFALSLDDLVLASFVSGPGSTTLPMEVFSAVRLGVKPEINAVASLILLAVSLVTFLVWYFGRKAEANRKRAIQEAMDQTANEAWQPQQAATA; the protein is encoded by the coding sequence ATGAAACGCTTCAATTTTTCGAAATTCATGCTGATCTTCGGGTTGATGTTCATTTATCTGCCGATGCTGATTCTGGTGATCTACTCGTTCAACGCCTCGAAATTGGTGACGGTGTGGGGCGGCTGGTCGATCAAGTGGTACGTCGGCCTGCTCGACAACACGCAACTGATGGGCTCGGTGGTGCGCTCGCTGGAGATCGCCTGCTACACCGCGATTGCCGCAGTGGCGCTGGGCACGCTGGCGGCGTTTGTGCTGACCCGCGTTACGCGGTTCAAGGGCCGCACACTGTTCGGCGGGCTGGTCACGGCGCCGTTGGTGATGCCTGAAGTGATCACCGGTCTGTCGCTGTTGTTGCTGTTCGTGGCCATGGCGCAACTGATCGGCTGGCCGCAGGAGCGTGGCATCGTCACCATCTGGATCGCCCACACCACGTTTTGTGCGGCCTATGTGGCGGTGGTAGTCTCCGCCCGCCTTCGTGAGCTGGATCTATCGATCGAAGAAGCGGCGATGGATCTCGGTGCGAAGCCGTTCAAGGTGTTTTTCCTGATCACCATTCCAATGATCGCGCCGTCGCTGGCAGCGGGCGGGATGATGTCGTTTGCCCTGTCACTGGATGACCTGGTGTTGGCGAGCTTCGTCTCTGGCCCGGGCTCGACGACGTTGCCGATGGAAGTGTTCTCGGCAGTGCGTTTGGGGGTGAAACCGGAAATCAACGCGGTGGCCAGCCTGATTCTGCTGGCGGTGTCGCTGGTGACGTTTTTGGTCTGGTATTTCGGTCGCAAGGCAGAAGCCAACCGCAAACGGGCCATTCAGGAAGCGATGGATCAGACGGCGAACGAAGCGTGGCAGCCGCAACAAGCCGCCACCGCTTGA
- a CDS encoding gamma-glutamyl-gamma-aminobutyrate hydrolase family protein: MAFKPLIGVTACVKQIGLHPYHISGDKYVRAVSVGAQGLPVVIPSLGNLTEIDDLLGQLDGLLLTGSPSNVEPFHYQGPASAPGTDHDPARDATTLPLLRAAIAAGVPVLGICRGFQEMNVAFGGSLHQKVHELPGMLDHREADSPDVAVQYAPAHAVTVLAGGVFEALELPGEFQVNSIHSQGIDRLAPGLRAEAVAPDGLIEAISIEHSPTFALGVQWHPEWQVLDNPNYLKIFQAFGEACRRRAARRNQR; the protein is encoded by the coding sequence ATGGCATTCAAGCCATTGATCGGCGTTACTGCGTGCGTCAAACAGATTGGCCTGCACCCCTATCACATCAGCGGCGACAAGTACGTACGTGCTGTCAGCGTTGGCGCTCAGGGGCTGCCGGTGGTCATCCCTTCCCTTGGCAACCTGACTGAAATCGACGACCTGCTCGGTCAACTCGACGGTCTGTTGCTGACCGGCTCGCCGTCGAACGTGGAACCTTTCCACTATCAAGGCCCGGCCAGCGCCCCCGGCACGGATCACGATCCGGCGCGGGATGCCACCACCCTTCCTTTATTGCGTGCAGCCATCGCGGCGGGCGTTCCGGTACTTGGCATCTGCCGTGGTTTCCAGGAAATGAACGTGGCGTTCGGCGGCAGCCTGCACCAGAAGGTGCACGAGTTGCCGGGCATGCTCGACCACCGCGAAGCCGACAGCCCGGATGTGGCCGTGCAATACGCACCGGCCCATGCGGTGACGGTGCTCGCGGGCGGCGTGTTCGAAGCGCTGGAGTTGCCCGGCGAGTTCCAGGTCAATTCGATTCACAGTCAAGGCATCGACCGCCTCGCCCCTGGCCTGCGCGCCGAAGCCGTGGCGCCAGATGGCCTGATCGAAGCGATTTCGATCGAGCACAGCCCGACCTTCGCCCTCGGCGTGCAATGGCACCCGGAATGGCAAGTGCTCGACAACCCCAACTACCTGAAGATTTTCCAGGCCTTTGGCGAGGCTTGCCGGCGACGGGCGGCGCGACGCAACCAGCGCTGA
- a CDS encoding polyamine ABC transporter substrate-binding protein, translating to MKMFGRTLLTLSLMGAMVMGAQANDKVLRVYNWSDYIAPDTVKKFEDETGIRVTYDVFDSNETLEARLLAGKSGYDLVVPSNSFLAKQIKAGVYQPLDKSKLPNWKNLNPVLLKNAAASDPDNAHAFPYMWGSIGIGFNPAKVREVFGANAPTNSWDLLFKPENAEKLKACGISFLDSPTEMIPAALHYLGYPVNDKDKAHIAEAEALFMKIRPNVAYFHSSKYISDLANGNICVAVGYSGDVLQAKARAVESGNDVVIDYSIPKEGAGSFYDMVAIPRDAANVENAYLFMDFLMRPEIIAEITNSNGYSNANAAATPLVDEAIRNDPGSYPSAAVMATLYAVPDQPIATQRIMTRGWTRVKLGK from the coding sequence ATGAAAATGTTTGGCAGGACTCTGCTGACACTGTCCTTAATGGGCGCGATGGTCATGGGCGCCCAGGCCAACGACAAGGTGCTGCGTGTTTACAACTGGTCCGATTATATCGCGCCGGACACCGTCAAGAAGTTCGAAGACGAGACCGGCATTCGCGTCACCTACGACGTTTTCGACAGCAACGAAACCCTCGAGGCACGTTTGCTGGCGGGCAAATCCGGATACGATCTGGTGGTGCCGTCGAACAGTTTTCTGGCCAAGCAGATCAAGGCCGGCGTCTATCAGCCGTTGGACAAATCCAAGCTGCCGAACTGGAAGAACCTCAACCCGGTGCTGCTGAAAAACGCCGCTGCAAGTGATCCGGACAACGCCCATGCGTTCCCGTACATGTGGGGCTCGATCGGCATCGGTTTCAATCCGGCCAAGGTCAGGGAAGTGTTCGGCGCCAACGCTCCGACCAATTCCTGGGACTTGCTGTTCAAACCCGAGAACGCAGAAAAACTCAAAGCCTGTGGCATCAGTTTTCTCGATTCGCCCACCGAAATGATCCCGGCCGCCCTGCACTATCTGGGTTATCCGGTGAACGACAAGGACAAGGCGCACATTGCCGAGGCCGAAGCTTTGTTCATGAAGATCCGTCCGAACGTGGCGTATTTCCACTCCTCGAAATACATCTCCGATCTGGCCAACGGCAATATCTGCGTGGCGGTCGGTTACTCCGGCGACGTGCTGCAGGCCAAGGCCCGCGCGGTGGAATCGGGCAACGACGTGGTGATCGACTACAGCATTCCCAAGGAAGGCGCCGGCAGCTTCTATGACATGGTCGCCATCCCGCGCGACGCCGCGAACGTCGAGAACGCTTACCTGTTCATGGACTTCCTGATGCGTCCGGAGATCATCGCCGAGATCACCAACAGCAACGGCTACAGCAACGCCAACGCAGCGGCCACGCCGTTGGTCGACGAAGCGATCCGCAACGACCCGGGCTCGTACCCGTCGGCGGCAGTGATGGCGACGTTGTACGCAGTGCCGGATCAGCCGATTGCGACGCAACGGATCATGACCCGCGGCTGGACGCGGGTGAAGCTCGGCAAGTAA
- a CDS encoding ABC transporter ATP-binding protein, with protein MANASSTYRKALEGHQQPKKVLVKVDRVTKKFDETTAVDDVSLEIHQGEIFALLGGSGSGKSTLLRMLAGFERPTEGRILLDGVDITDMPPYERPINMMFQSYALFPHMTVAQNIAFGLKQDRLPASEIDARVEEMLRLVHMTQYAKRRPHQLSGGQRQRVALARSLAKRPKLLLLDEPMGALDKKLRSQMQLELVQIIERVGVTCVMVTHDQEEAMTMAERIAIMHLGWIAQIGSPVDIYEAPVSRMVCEFIGNVNAFDGTVVEDLEGHAIIHSPDLQQKIYVGHGVSTSVQDKSITYAIRPEKMLVSTTQPEFRYNWSEGKVHDIAYLGGHSVFYVELPGGKIVQSFMANAERRGARPTWDDKVYVWWEDDSGVVLRS; from the coding sequence ATGGCAAACGCCTCCAGCACTTACCGGAAGGCTCTTGAGGGTCATCAGCAACCGAAAAAGGTTCTGGTGAAGGTCGATCGCGTCACCAAGAAATTCGACGAAACCACGGCGGTGGATGATGTCTCCCTGGAGATCCATCAAGGCGAAATCTTCGCCCTGCTCGGTGGCTCCGGTTCGGGCAAATCGACCTTGCTGCGCATGCTCGCCGGTTTCGAGCGCCCGACTGAAGGGCGGATTCTGCTCGACGGCGTGGACATCACCGATATGCCGCCGTACGAGCGGCCGATCAACATGATGTTCCAGTCCTATGCGCTGTTCCCGCACATGACCGTGGCACAGAACATCGCCTTCGGCCTCAAACAGGACCGTTTGCCGGCCAGCGAAATCGATGCCCGCGTCGAAGAAATGCTGCGTCTGGTGCACATGACCCAATACGCCAAGCGCCGCCCGCACCAGTTGTCCGGCGGCCAGCGGCAGCGCGTGGCCCTCGCCCGCTCGCTGGCCAAACGGCCGAAGCTGCTGTTGCTCGACGAACCGATGGGTGCGCTGGATAAAAAGCTGCGTTCGCAAATGCAACTGGAGTTGGTGCAGATCATCGAACGCGTCGGGGTGACCTGCGTGATGGTGACCCACGACCAGGAAGAAGCCATGACCATGGCCGAGCGCATCGCGATCATGCACCTGGGCTGGATCGCGCAGATCGGCAGCCCGGTCGACATTTATGAAGCGCCGGTCAGCCGCATGGTCTGCGAGTTCATCGGCAACGTGAACGCCTTCGACGGCACCGTGGTGGAAGACCTCGAAGGCCACGCGATCATTCACAGCCCGGACTTGCAGCAGAAGATCTACGTCGGCCACGGCGTCAGCACTTCGGTGCAGGACAAGTCGATTACCTACGCGATTCGTCCGGAAAAAATGCTCGTCAGCACCACCCAACCGGAGTTCCGCTACAACTGGTCGGAAGGCAAGGTGCATGACATCGCCTACCTCGGCGGCCACTCGGTGTTCTACGTCGAGCTGCCCGGCGGCAAAATCGTCCAGTCGTTCATGGCCAACGCCGAGCGCCGTGGCGCGCGACCGACCTGGGACGACAAGGTCTATGTGTGGTGGGAAGACGACAGCGGCGTGGTACTGCGCTCATGA